Within the Pseudonocardia alni genome, the region GCACCGGGATGGTGCACTCCACGATGCAGGGCACCCTCGCGCGCGCCGACTCGGTCGTCGTGGTCGGGGCCCCGACCGTCGACGGCGCGGGCCGGGCCAGCAAGACGCTGGACTGGCTGGTCGCGCACGGCCACGGCGACCTCGTCCGCGACGCGGTGGTCGTGCTGTCCTGCGACCGGCGCAGCGCCGAGGTCGACGCCGCGCGGATCCGCGAGCACTTCGCCCAGCGGGTGCGCGGCGTCGTCGAGGTCCCGCACGACCCGCACCTGGCCACCGGCGGCCGGGTCGACCCGGCCCGGCTCCGCCCGGCGACCGCGGACGCGTTCCTGGAGCTGGGCGCCCTGGTCGCCGACGCGTTCGACGTGCGACGACGCGACTGAACGGGCCGCGTACGCTGGTCCGTGAGATGAACACCGCGCGCAGCCAGAACCGTCCCGACGACAACCCCTGGGTCCTCTCCACCCGTGAGCTGGCCCGCCGCCCCGGTAACCAGCGCACCGTGGCCCGTACGGTCCCCGCGCCGTCGGGCGACGCCGAGATCGGCCTGACCGGGGTGATCACCGTCCCCGGCGGGTCCGACGTCGAGCTCGACGTGTCCCTGGAGTCGGTGACCGAGGGCGTCTACGTCTCCGGCACGGCCGATGCCCGGCTGGCGGGGGAGTGCTCGCGCTGCCTGGAGCCGATCGGTGAGGACGTGCAGGTCCGGATCGGCGAGCTGTTCGCCTACCCGGACTCGGTCACCGAGGAGACCACCGACGCCGACGAGATCCCGCGCCTGGTCGACGAGCGCATCGACCTCACCCAGACCGTGCGCGACGCGATCGTCACCGAGCTCCCGATGGCGCCCCTGTGCCGCGAGGACTGCCCCGGTCTGTGCGTCGAGTGCGGCGAGAGGTG harbors:
- a CDS encoding YceD family protein — its product is MNTARSQNRPDDNPWVLSTRELARRPGNQRTVARTVPAPSGDAEIGLTGVITVPGGSDVELDVSLESVTEGVYVSGTADARLAGECSRCLEPIGEDVQVRIGELFAYPDSVTEETTDADEIPRLVDERIDLTQTVRDAIVTELPMAPLCREDCPGLCVECGERWADLPSDHGHETLDPRWAALRERLPSTD